The Stenotrophomonas rhizophila genome has a window encoding:
- a CDS encoding flagellin encodes MAQVINTNVMSLNAQRNLSTSGSSLATTIQRLSSGLRINSAKDDAAGLAISERFSTQIRGLDVAVRNANDGISLAQTAEGAMVEIGNNLQRIRELSVQSSNATNSDSDREALNAEVKQLTSEIDRVSRQTNFNGTKLLDGSFSGALFQVGADSGQTIGINSIVNASASALGGAKFDTSTLDIGVPATNGDVTIKGMTIKGADGTAYTLSDISVKAGVDAAATQKAATAAVAAAINEKMDQAGVYASVNATAGKIDLTSVKNSVSDTGTFNAITVTAGTWTGITAPTPATPTTAAAGAALATKFASDLDISSVAGAQQALSIVDKALTSVNSSRADMGAIQNRFTSTIANLNTTSENLSASRSRIRDTDYAKETAELTRTQILQQAGTAMLAQANQSPSSVMSLLNG; translated from the coding sequence ATGGCACAAGTCATCAACACCAATGTGATGTCGCTGAACGCACAGCGCAATCTGTCGACCAGCGGTTCCAGCCTGGCCACCACCATCCAGCGCCTGTCCTCGGGCCTGCGCATCAACAGCGCCAAGGACGACGCCGCCGGCCTGGCGATCTCCGAGCGCTTCAGCACCCAGATCCGCGGCCTGGACGTTGCCGTTCGCAACGCCAACGACGGCATCTCGCTGGCCCAGACCGCCGAAGGCGCGATGGTCGAAATCGGCAACAACCTGCAGCGCATCCGCGAACTGTCGGTGCAGTCGTCCAATGCGACCAACTCCGACAGCGACCGTGAAGCGCTGAACGCCGAAGTGAAGCAGCTGACCTCGGAAATCGACCGCGTCTCCCGCCAGACCAACTTCAACGGCACCAAGCTGCTGGACGGTTCGTTCTCCGGCGCGCTGTTCCAGGTCGGCGCCGATTCGGGCCAGACCATCGGCATCAACAGCATCGTCAACGCCAGCGCCAGCGCGCTGGGCGGCGCCAAGTTCGACACCAGCACCCTGGACATCGGCGTGCCCGCCACCAACGGTGACGTGACCATCAAGGGCATGACCATCAAGGGCGCCGACGGCACCGCCTACACGCTGTCGGACATCTCGGTGAAGGCCGGCGTCGACGCTGCCGCCACCCAGAAGGCCGCCACCGCCGCCGTTGCCGCCGCCATCAACGAGAAGATGGACCAGGCCGGCGTGTACGCATCGGTCAATGCCACTGCCGGCAAGATCGACCTGACCTCGGTCAAGAACAGCGTCTCCGACACCGGCACGTTCAACGCCATCACCGTCACCGCGGGCACCTGGACCGGCATCACCGCGCCGACCCCGGCCACCCCGACCACTGCCGCCGCCGGCGCTGCCCTGGCCACCAAGTTCGCCAGCGACCTGGACATCTCCTCGGTGGCCGGTGCACAGCAGGCCCTGTCGATCGTCGACAAGGCGCTGACCTCGGTGAACTCCTCGCGCGCCGACATGGGTGCGATCCAGAACCGCTTCACCTCCACCATCGCCAACCTCAACACCACCTCGGAAAACCTGTCGGCCTCGCGCAGCCGTATCCGCGACACCGACTACGCCAAGGAAACCGCCGAGCTGACCCGCACGCAGATCCTGCAGCAGGCCGGCACCGCGATGCTGGCCCAGGCCAACCAGTCGCCCTCGAGCGTGATGAGCCTGCTGAACGGCTGA